In a genomic window of Cataglyphis hispanica isolate Lineage 1 chromosome 18, ULB_Chis1_1.0, whole genome shotgun sequence:
- the LOC126856377 gene encoding putative aminopeptidase W07G4.4 — protein MAGETRWMPCQLKVETNLCNGDYDGIILVSGNPPGCNEPEPFKTVLYAAAQIDAALGVIGAVLPINLLAKRLIYSPTGPFNMDYHDVRSFAEAATKGIKRALQAGVKCPLLVLLPDDRLENVELVTLLGALEALYVPLEVREICPDRLYKVCQLGVWSPICPKKLQGIVKLASALESGRYVARDIGGADPERMAPPRVEEYLAELFCGSNITMQVISDQDTLLQEYPLFACVNRAASVIPRHAGRIIFLTYEPPACVLETIMLIGKGVTYDTGGADIKCQGIMAGMSRDKCGAAACAGFMQTVNLLQPPTVKVVAALCVVRNSIGENCYVADEVITAKSGARVRVGNTDAEGRMAMADALYHLKEMALCSVNPHLFTVATLTGHAMLSAGPGYCIAMDNAVARLCSNAEKLQASGETMGDPFEISRIRREDFCSHEGRAEGDDILQALNQPSSKTPRGHQGPAAFLIKASGLDKHGIGSEKPVKYSHLDIAASAGELPAQPTGSPILALAKAFLFDKIDTADAKDP, from the exons ATGGCGGGGGAAACCAG ATGGATGCCATGTCAGCTGAAAGTTGAAACGAATTTGTGCAACGGCGATTACGATGGCATTATTCTGGTGTCAGGAAATCCTCCTGGCTGCAACGAGCCGGAACCCTTCAAAACCGTCCTTTACGCTGCTGCCCAGATCGATGCTGCACTGGGCGTGATCGGCGCGGTTTTGCCCATCAATTTGCTCGCAAAAAGGCTCATTTACAGTCCAACGGGTCCGTTTAACATGGATTATCACGATGTGCGGAGCTTCGCAGAAGCTGCCACGAAGGGAATAAAGCG aGCTTTACAAGCTGGTGTGAAGTGTCCTTTATTAGTGCTGTTGCCGGATGACCGTTTAGAGAACGTTGAGCTGGTCACGCTTCTTGGTGCACTCGAGGCTCTCTACGTG CCTTTGGAGGTGCGAGAGATATGTCCGGATCGGCTTTACAAAGTGTGTCAGCTCGGAGTGTGGAGTCCGATTTGCCCTAAGAAGCTTCAGGGTATCGTGAAGCTCGCCTCAGCGCTCGAGAGTGGCAGATACGTCGCGAGGGACATTG GAGGCGCAGATCCCGAAAGAATGGCACCTCCACGAGTGGAGGAGTATCTGGCGGAGCTGTTTTGCGGATCGAATATCACGATGCAAGTGATATCCGATCAGGACACGCTGCTTCAGGAATATCCGTTGTTCGCCTGTGTAAATCGCGCCGCCTCGGTGATACCGCGTCATGCCGGtaggattatatttttgaccTACGAGCCGCCCGCCTGCGTCTTGGAGACGATCATGCTCATAGGAAAGGGTGTCACTTACGATACCGGTGGCGCCGACATCAAGTGCCAGGGTATCATGGCAGGCATGTCAAGGGACAAATGCGGCGCGGCCGCCTGCGCCGGATTCATGCAG acGGTGAATTTATTGCAACCACCGACGGTGAAGGTCGTCGCCGCATTGTGCGTGGTAAGAAATAGCATAGGCGAGAACTGTTATGTCGCCGATGAAGTGATAACGGCGAAATCCGGCGCGAGGGTACGCGTGGGCAACACGGACGCCGAGGGCAGGATGGCTATGGCCGACGCTCTGTATCATCTTAAAGAAATGGCCCTGTGTTCCGTGAACCCGCATCTCTTTACAGTAGCCACGTTAACAGGCCACGCAATGTTATCCGCCGGGCCAGGATATTGC ATTGCGATGGATAATGCGGTGGCACGACTATGCAGTAATGCGGAGAAGCTTCAAGCTTCCGGCGAAACAATGGGCGACCCGTTTGAAATATCGCGAATACGTAGAGAGGATTTTTGCAGCCATGAAGGAAGAGCGGAAGGTGACGACATTCTTCAAGCGCTGAATCAACCTAGTTCCAAAACTCCGCGAGGTCATCAAGGACCGGCCGCCTTCTTAATTAAGGCGTCTGGATTAGACAAg cATGGTATTGGATCAGAGAAGCCTGTAAAATACAGTCACTTGGACATAGCCGCCAGTGCCGGTGAACTACCCGCACAACCAACCGGTTCTCCGATTTTAGCATTAGCCAAAGCATTTCTTTTTGACAAAATAGATACTGCGGACGCCAAAGATCCGTGA
- the LOC126856369 gene encoding sodium-coupled monocarboxylate transporter 1, producing the protein MTTNVTSMVVDYLVFIGFIVISFVIPLWGNFRTKKKETKANYVFATGSVSMGAMMLSIARGTLGVRSFLGYPSELYYRGSAMWETLYGMLLAYPIVCFIFVPVYYSLGITSVYQYLDMRFKSKLVRCLASFSYVIRSLLNLAVTVFTPCVALKAVIGLPYWASIVGITTISVAFTIMGGLRAAILSDVIQGLTMIGVSVVIIIQGTVNVGGPANVFNVTAERGRLDFFNFDMDPTVRVTTISATLGQLFMSLSIFGCQQNFVQRYCSMSSQRKVVHTMMANMPIIVILFSLSWIVGMVIFANYADCDPLSLGYISKIDEIVPFYVEDKFLNLPGMLGLVMATLFNSALTLAVSNLNSLATVTFEDFLSHIPALKDLKDTQQLNTIKIIGFIYGLLIIGISFLVAMLSGVIESSMLMTSATSGPLLGVFLLAMLVPCANWKGAAAGMIFSHITTLWITFGHLSLSTVTKMLPLSTEDCHNETFSSWVTKPISLDYSTPNVSSWTKIHENITTLTSVDESDKSSNPLNVIYGITYMYYAFIGSMTTVIVGILVSLITADAESDKYEEHLLHPIARKVAGLIPGKQRLYASSTRLGNKNDATNATLSSVASIAGSTEKGIERIPSLQGFMDDEGKLHLDNGYVEKLNALKNASIDVTNEIGKHTRL; encoded by the exons ATGACGACCAACGTCACATCGATGGTGGTGGACTATCTGGTTTTCATCGGGTTCATCGTGATCTCCTTCGTGATACCGCTATGGGGGAACTTCAGGACGAAGAAAAAGGAGACCAAGGCGAATTACGTGTTCGCCACCGGCAGCGTGTCGATGGGGGCGATGATGCTGTCAATCGCGCGGGGAACTCTCGGCGTCAGATCCTTCCTCGGTTATCCCTCGGAATTGTATTATCGAGGTAGCGCCATGTGGGAGACCCTGTATGGGATGTTACTCGCCTATCCCATCGTCTGCTTTATCTTCGTTCCCGTTTACTACAGTCTCGGTATCACATCGGTCTACCAATATCTGGACATGAG GTTCAAGTCGAAACTAGTCAGATGTCTGGCGAGCTTCTCATACGTCATACGGAGCCTCTTAAATTTGGCGGTCACGGTGTTTACTCCTTGCGTAGCGTTGAAAGCAGTGATTGGACTTCCATACTGGGCTAGTATCGTAGGAATAACTACTATTTCCGTGGCTTTCACAATCATG ggAGGTTTGCGAGCTGCCATCCTATCGGATGTTATACAAGGCCTGACGATGATCGGTGTATCCGTGGTAATCATTATACAGGGAACTGTTAACGTCGGCGGCCCAGCTAACGTCTTTAACGTGACTGCCGAACGCGGACGCTTGGATTTTTTCAA CTTTGATATGGATCCAACTGTTCGAGTAACGACAATATCGGCGACACTCGGTCAGCTCTTCATGAGTTTATCCATTTTCGGATGTCAACAGAATTTTGTCCAGAGATATTGCAGTATGTCCAGCCAAAGAAAGGTTGTCCA tACGATGATGGCCAACATGCCTATAATAGTAATCCTGTTCTCGCTATCTTGGATCGTGGGAATGGTAATCTTCGCTAATTACGCCGACTGCGATCCACTCTCTCTGGGATACATATCGAAGATCGACGAAATCGTGCCTTTCTACGTCGAAGACAAATTCCTCAACCTACCCGGTATGCTCGGTTTAGTGATGGCAACTCTATTTAACAGCGCCTTAACTTTGGCTGTATCGAATCTCAATTCACTCGCGACGGTGACATTCGAGGATTTTCTGAGTCATATACCGGCATTGAAAGATCTTAAAGATACGCAGCAGCTCAACACGATCAAAATCATCGGTTTTATCTACGGTCTGTTAATAATCGGCATTAGTTTCCTAGTAGCCATGCTGTCAGGCGTAATAGAATCTTCTATGCTAATGACATCGGCGACGTCCGGACCTCTTCTCGGCGTATTTCTCCTTGCCATGTTGGTACCTTGCGCCAATTGGAAAGGTGCCGCCGCTGGTATGATTTTCAGCCACATAACGACATTGTGGATCACCTTCGGTCATCTAAGTCTCAGTACTGTAACGAAGATGCTGCCATTATCAACGGAGGATTGCCACAATGAGACCTTTTCGTCGTGGGTCACAAAACCAATCAGTTTAGATTATTCCACGCCAAACGTCTCTAGCTGGACAAAAATTCATGAGAACATCACGACATTGACGTCTGTCGATGAGTCTGATAAATCGTCCAATCCTCTAAATGTCATCTACGGGATCACGTATATGTATTACGCCTTTATTGGTAGCATGACGACGGTCATCGTCGGTATCCTTGTGAGCTTGATTACGGCCGATGCCGAATCAGATAAATACGAGGAGCATTTGCTACATCCTATAGCGCGGAAAGTAGCGGGTCTAATTCCCGGAAAGCAAAGGCTCTACGCCAGTAGCACCCGACTCGGCAATAAAAACGATGCTACAAACGCCACTCTTTCCTCGGTGGCATCCATCGCCGGCAGTACCGAGAAAGGGATAGAAAGAATTCCTTCCCTTCAAGGATTCATGGATGACGAAGGCAAGTTGCATCTAGACAACGGCTACGTGGAGAAACTCAACGCGTTGAAGAACGCTTCTATCGATGTGACTAATGAGATCGGCAAACACACCAGATTATGA